The sequence below is a genomic window from Kwoniella dendrophila CBS 6074 chromosome 10, complete sequence.
GTATCATGAGTTATGAATTTACTTTTCCATTTGcttttatatatattccaTAGCGTTACAAGTATCAAAGGTTAAAAGTAACTTTTGAGATTTCATTTTATTTATATATAGgatatattcatatatttCACACAGTTATCTACATTCCTCCGTCTATGTCCATCCGCCTAGACATGACCAACCTAAGAGGTCATATATGTAGCAGGATCAATGGTTTCAGGTAATGTTGGAATAGCGACTGTGAATCTTTCTTGAATCTTTTGTAATACTTCAGAATCTCCGTCACTTGAAACGAATGAAATGGCTATTTGAGTGAACGCAATAATCGTCAGTAATGATGTTTCTGCCGAATTGGGAGACAGATAATATACGTACCAAGACCTTTGGTACCGAATCTACCAGCTCTACCAACTCGATGGAGATATGAGTCAGCATCAGTTGGAGCATCGTAGTTGATGACTACGTTGACTCgttcaacatcaataccTCGACCAAAGATGTCTGTTGCTACCAAGATACGTTTCTCGAAAGCTTTGAATTGCTGGAATCGTGAGATACTAAAAAGGCATCGTAAGTTATTGGTGTAGggttgaaagaagaggaactAAAGATAGCTTACCGTTCTTGTTGAGGAAGGGCAGAGTGAATACAGATAGAAGGGAAGTTACATTCTTGTAATAAAGCATCAAGTTGAGTAGCTCTAGCAACTGATTTGACGAAAATACAGACCTAAGAAAATGATGTCAGAAAGAACCATGAACAGCCGCGTTGGTAGATGAATAACTCACTTGGTTGAATTCAAGGTTATCGAGTAAATCGTTGAGTTTtctgttcttctctttttcttccagTTTAAGGAAATATTGTTGAAGACCGTGAAGGGTTAATTTGGTTTCATCATCGACGTAGATTTCGAGAGGCTAAACAATCACAACAAATAAGCACGACTAAAGACCAACCACAAAGACATCGATGGATATACTCACACTTTGCATGAATTTTTTACATGTAGTTCTGATATCTTTTGAAAGAGTGGCTGAGAACATCATGACTTGTTTGTGATGAGGTGTAGCTCGGAAAATTTCTTGTACATCTCTTCGCATATCTGTTGTTCCAATTGAAGGCGAAATATAGTAAGTAAACCAATTGTAAGCATATACTCTGTATTCGATTGAATTGTGATTCGCGAAGAAGTGAAGCTGTATGTCGACAGAAAGCCTGACAAAGAAAGGCGTGAATGACAATAAACAGGATAAGGCCGATTCGATTGAGGACAATGATAATAGCTCTCCCGCCGTTGAAAGGCGAAGTAATCGGTAGTTGTCCTTGCAGGTGTAGTGTTGGCATTCCTCCGCTTTCTCCCACATTCATCTATCCCATGCAATATCAACTGTCCCTAAACACTCCGCCATATACGGTCGGTGAAGAGCGCTGATTCCCTTTCGATAGGTTTCTTCGATTGACTGTTGAAACCGTGAGGAAGGTGACGCAGCCGAAATGCCCCACCTTTTACCTGACGTACGTTGATGTTTACCAGTACACGAGGTGATGGAgggtaaaaagaaaagtttaATTGGAAGAGATGTTAAAAGACTAACCAAGTGTTTCAAGCATTTTatcacattcatcaagaACGAAGTGTTTAACTTTTGATGCGTTTAATTTTTTATCTCTAACTAAAGCCATTGTTCTACCTGGTGTACCAACAACGATATGTGgacatttttcttttgaagCTAAAATCTCTTGATCTGCTGAAATTGGTGTTCCACCGTAAAATACACCAGTTCTTACATTAGTCATGAATTTAGAAAATCGAGCAAATTCATTTCGAATTTGATAAGCTAATTCTCTTGTATGACATAAAATTACGATTGATACTTCTCCATCAACAGGTTCACTGAAAAGGATTCACTCATTCATCAGCACGTATTTCATAAAGAACCAGAGAAATAAGCAAGAAACGATGCTAAAAGAGATTCTCACATTTGTTGTAAAGCAGCAAGTACGAAGACAGCTGTCTTACCCATACCAGATTTAGCTTGACATAAAACATCAGTACCAAGAATTGCTTGAGGAATACATTCTTGTTGTACTGTTAGAAGCGAAGGTCATTAACTATTGACATGTGAATGACCAGTAATGGAAGAGGAACGACGCGTACCTTCAGAAGGATGTTCGAAACCGAGATCTGAAATAGCTCGAAGTAATTCAGGTTTTAAAAGGAAATCTCTGTCAGAGTGATAAACAGAATCAGCACTACATCTGAAACATGAAAGCTCGTGAATCTACTAACCTGAAACCAGTTGAGTGAATACCAACGTATGAACCTTTCTTATCACCATCTGCTTTGTCACCGTTTGTAGCGGTGGTGGCGGCTGGGGCGAAAGTTTCCTCGGCGGCTTCATCGTAATCAACGagctcttcttcatcaggtcTAGACATtttgaattatatatattctttttctttttcttgtattAATGACTAAATTTGGATAAAAAAAGCAAGGTTGAGAAAACGTAAGCCGATGTTGCACATGATATGAGTCCATAATGTGATATAATATCTCTTCTCTACTCTTTGCGCGTCTTTACGTTTCGAGTTTCGAGTTGAACCgggaagaagaaacgaataaagatgaaagaatcaGGATGTTGCGATTTGATACCCACGTTGATGTAGAAAGACTGAAAAGTAGCTACCGAACTAAGAGTAGTCTATGCGATGACAATAATATATCTATGGATGAAGGGATACAGGATGCCTGAAAGTTAATAATGATCAGTAAAAGGTTCAAGACACGGTTGAAAGGTTGAATGAAAGTGGTGATCGTTGaggatgataatgaatggATGAATGGAAGGTTATAGACCTCGCTATTATACTCGTTCTCAATCACGGCGTTATGATAAGTGGCATTTGGGAAACAGGAAATACGTAAGACTCCCATCGGAAGTTTTCCTGAAATATATCAAGTAAAATATACGAGTTACCTTATTAGGTAATTTCACTATACGGAAAGCTCGTTAATATACCTGTTGCTTCAGCATCATGATGTTCCACCACTCGCTCTTGTATGACATGTTTTTTCtcatattatcatttcccatacatatatatgatttttaAATTATTATCTAAGATTAAATGCCTTTTTAAACAAACCCGAACTTCATCCCCGCCCCTGACCGGATTAAGATTAAAACAGACGCGTACTTTTATGACATTaatctttatcaacattatatgaaaagatcaatcacGTAGTTCTTATATAGCAGAGTACTATTGTTTGACTCAAAGATTAGATTAGATTCAGAGGTGGATTGAGAGGTGATTTTTTCAGAGGGAATTGGACGATTGTAAAAGAGGATCAAGGCGGTGCCCCCCTTTGGATTATTCATTTTAAATACATCTCGTATTTTGAGATCTATATTTGGTTCACTAATATAACACAAAACCTTTCCATCAAAACATTACTTAAATAGTCAAGTGTAGATACGAACATTACTTTTTGTCCATTGTGAGTTTTGCTTCCAATGATtgaacctttaccatttATTTTACACGCTATGTCTCTATCGTATCATTCTCAAGTATCAACACGTGTCATTTGCTTATGGACAATATATCAGTGTTCGTGTACTTGTTGTTCGAGTTAGATACTTAGTTGGGCTAGGTAGAGAGGTATTGGTTGTTGATTACTTAAACTTGGTAACTTGGTAAGTGTTTGTCGTCTCTGTTACCAAATCAGATATCTAGCTGATTCTTAAGCTCACCTTTATCTCCTTTCTCACTCTCTTGCAACGATTAAACGTTATTTTCATATACCTGTCACCCGCTACTCATGTCATCGATCCTcatcattcttgatcttAATGCGTAATTTATAGAAGGAGGAGGTCAGATCTACTGCAAATACTAGTATCTTGATTCCATGTCTCCCTAATTGAGTTTTGTAAGTTTAGATCAGTTCATATGGAGTACCTTTACTCACTTATCATCTAGCTTCATCATGTCGACGCCTAATCAAGGCAATTCTGGATCCCCTGCCCTCTCGAATCTAGGTTATCCAATGACGTCAAACGGAATGAACTTTTTCCCTTCgaatcaacagcaacaacaacagttTATGTCTAACACCGACATGTCAACATCTTCTCCTATACCTGGCGCGTCTGGTGGACAAGGTGATCCTGGACCTTCATCAATggctcaacaacaacaaggtcaatTCCGACCTCAATTCCCACAAGGGGGAATTACACCTCAACAAATGGCAATGCTGCAACAGTTTTCACAAGCTGCTCAAAGTCAGAATcctcaaggtcaaggtcaaggtcaaggtcaacaagGTCAACCTCGTCAGTTTACTCCTCAGCAAATGCAACTAGCTATGGCTACCATGCAAGCTCAACAAGGCGGAAGTAGTATAAATCCACAAGCTTTGATGGCAGCAATGAGAGCTAgtcaacaagctcaagctcagGGTATGCAAGGAGGAATGAATCAACCTCAAATACCTCAGCAAAGCcaacaatcacaacaacaaccacaacaacagcagcagcgCCCTTCAAATCAGCAAATGAACAGTTTCAGTAATCCTGCTCAGCAGTCTGGTGTTCCACCCGGACAACAGGTATCGAATCCTGCTCAAATCGCTTTTCAACAACAGCGTATGCAGCAGATGATGCAGGCGCGTCCTAATCCTGGTTCCCCTATTCGtccaaatcaacaacagccTAACGCTATGCCCCCTCCTCCTGTACCTAACActcagcaacagcaacaacagcaacaaggGAATATGGCGAACTCACAGGCTCAATCCCCCAGCGTTTTCCAGCAAACGAGTAACAATCCGCAAGGAGGTTTTCATCTGACCCAGCAGCAGAGGGACTTCCTCACAAATTCAAGGAATTCTCTGTTTGCCAATCCTCAATTCACTGCATTACCACCTAACCAACAGCAACAGATTGTGGTACAGCAGCAACAATCTATCTTAAGGCAGATGACGGCGAATCAGATGCCGTCGACCATACCGCAGGTTAACCAGAATCAACAGCAACCTCAGCAACCTCAACAGCCTATGCAGCAAGCTCAAACACCTTCAGGTCGACCATCTTCTGCACATGGTACACCAGGACCAGGTCAAAGCCCAAGAATAGCTCGTCAACCAACTCCACAGCAGATGGGTACCCCTCAATCTCAACAGGCACATACACCACAATCATCGCATGTACAGACTCCTCAGCACCCTCTCTCGAGTTTACCTCAACATATGGCTCCCCCTCGTCCGGCTTCAGCAGCATCTCAAAGAGCTCCTTCACCTCATCAAGGTGTACCAGGCCTACCAGGCTCTCCAGCTATGATACCGCCTCCCTCCAGTACACCTCCGCCATCCAGTGCAATGTATTCATCCAGCGGCCAACAAATGACCAACGCGCCTTCACCTACTCCGTCAAATGTCTCGCATCATAGTCAGCATCAAACACCTGCTTTTTCCCATACGCAACCTCCACCTCACTCCGTTTCACCTGTTCATGCTCGATCCCAAACGCCAAGTCAGCCTCAACAGATAGGCACCCCGCAGTCCAATCAGTCTGTGAACCAAATTGGCATTAACGGTCAATATCCGGGCAATCAGCAATTTCAACCTCAGCTTACTCAACACCAATctcagcagcagcagcagaacATTGGTACACCTCAACAGGGCTCGCAACCCTTTCCACCGGTATTCTCCGGTTCGAATCAATCTGGACCACCCAATGACAGTTCTACAGTGCAGCAAGCCTCATACCCCGTACAACCCATCGTTCCGTCTTTACAGAATATGACGCCAgctcaacagcaacaaatgGCTTCGGCAATGAGTTTCATGAGtcaagctgctcaagctcaacaCACACCTTCTCCGAATAATGCTCAACAGCATGTCAGGCCTAAtcaacaagctcaaggtGCGCCCAACACCCGCCCGCCGCATATGCCCAACATCAACACGTCTGATTTCCCCTTCGATCCGAGGTTGTTACCGAATATCCAACATTTGAAAGACGAGAAGTGGAAAGCCGCGATGGCGGCTCAGAACCCTCAATTCCTCGCTGCCGTGCAGAATGCCGCCAATGTCGTCCCCACGCTGCGTCACGATATTATACAGCGAATGCAGAATGTTCTGTTCCATTCAGCAAAAatagctgctgctgcacaTGCTGCTCAAACCAATCAGAGTATTCAGCAATCGCCACACAGCCAAACAATAGGTCGACCACCTCAGcaatttgatcaagctgGACTTCCTGGATTTTCGCCAATCACAGCGCAAGCAGGTGCACCAGGTCCTATACCGCCTAATCAGCAACAAAGAATCTGGCAAGCTCAACAAGCAGCTCAAGCGGCACAGGCACAAGGTTCGCCTGCATCAGCAAATAGTGCTAGTCCGGCTATTCGTCCACCTCCGCCCCATGTAATCCCACAAGCCTCCAATATGCCAGGATCACCGTCACCTAGAAATGTATCTTTAGATCGACGAACTTCCGGATCTGGAAAAGACAAATCGGCCAAAGGAGAAAAAACACCTCAACAAGCTTCGATGCCACCTCCTAGTTTCATCCCTTCACATTCCCCTGTCGGAACTTCTAAGCCACCTCCCCACATCTCTTCTGATACATCCGCTCAACCTCCTCAAACCACTATTTCATCTGCACGACCGCCTGCTGTAAGCGCCAAGACAACCGTTAATGGTTTACCGAAAGAATGGGAGAACGCTTTAAGacttgatttaccaataACTACAATAACACCTTTGCCtatcaatgatattgatgaatgtgaagattcaacttttaaAGGAGCTTTATTACCTATGAGTGAATTAGAGAAAATTCAAGTTAAACAATGgttagaaaaagataaagaatttgTGGCCAATGAAAGAGAAACTCAAGCTAAAAGAATAAATAAGATGAAAAAATGGgcagaagaaaatgataaagctaCTCCGTGGTGGATGCTGcgtaaaggtgaaatgagAGTTAAACCATCTCAAAGATTGAGAATTCTATGGCCAActgataaagagaaagatagagCAAATAGAACACACAAAGGtagaaaacaaatcaaattgtAAGTAAACCCTCCACATCATTGCCCAATCGAGAGAAGTACCGTCACTGGTATACCAGCTTATCTTTCTCAATAGCTCTCCTGCGCAACTTAAATCAATGGCTCAAGTTGAAGACCAATTGGTTCCCGTCAGACTGGATCTAGAACATGATAATTTCAGATTGAAAGATACCTTTATGTGGAACTGCTCTGGTAAGCAAAAATCCCCTAAAACTCTGTACTCTTGCGGTCAAAACCTGATAATATGGATCCCTTTCATTAGACAAAGTTGTTACTCCTGAATTGTTTGCCCAGTCTCTATGCGATGATTTTCAAGTTCCTGCTCAACACTTTCTCTCAAGAATCGTAGCTGCCATCCAAGAACGTGTTCAggaatatcaagatcaagtattACCTATTGTCCAACGTCtacctaaagaagattataAAGGCAAACTTGATCCTGAAGGGGATGGTGAAGCGCGTGCGATGTTTGAGATCTTCAGAAGGGTCAGAGAAGGTAGTGGAATCGAAGAGGAAATCAAAACTGATCCAGGGGAAGAAGTTAACGATGAGATCAAGATTGTCTCTCTCGAAGATGCCAATGGACTGggacttgatgatgttgatgaaatacCGAAATTCGAGGATGAACGGCCAATGACCGTGGAAGAAGCTATGGAAGTCCTacccaaagaagaaaatgagGAGTTGAGGATTttgatcaaggtgagttgcgTCAAGTCATGTTCCCAACAAATCTAAGTAATACTTGATCTGTCACAGGTCGATATCATTATTGGTACCCAGAATTTATCAGACAGCTTCGAGTGGGATTTGAATTCCAATATCACTCCGGA
It includes:
- a CDS encoding ATP-dependent RNA helicase SUB2, which encodes MSRPDEEELVDYDEAAEETFAPAATTATNGDKADGDKKGSYVGIHSTGFRDFLLKPELLRAISDLGFEHPSEVQQECIPQAILGTDVLCQAKSGMGKTAVFVLAALQQIEPVDGEVSIVILCHTRELAYQIRNEFARFSKFMTNVRTGVFYGGTPISADQEILASKEKCPHIVVGTPGRTMALVRDKKLNASKVKHFVLDECDKMLETLDMRRDVQEIFRATPHHKQVMMFSATLSKDIRTTCKKFMQSPLEIYVDDETKLTLHGLQQYFLKLEEKEKNRKLNDLLDNLEFNQVCIFVKSVARATQLDALLQECNFPSICIHSALPQQERISRFQQFKAFEKRILVATDIFGRGIDVERVNVVINYDAPTDADSYLHRVGRAGRFGTKGLAISFVSSDGDSEVLQKIQERFTVAIPTLPETIDPATYMTS